A window of the Nitrospirae bacterium YQR-1 genome harbors these coding sequences:
- the smc gene encoding chromosome segregation protein SMC, translated as MKILSLELNGFKSFSDKTTFTMHPGITCIVGPNGCGKSNVVDAFRWVLGEQSAKNLRGDKMEEVIFAGTSDVKPKGMSEVTLTFTVEADNPGDNGGGNGANPATEITRRLFRSGESEYLINKKRNRLRDVREIFLDTGLEVKSYSILEQGRISEILNTKPLERRFLIEEVAGVMKYKARKTEALSKLERAQINLDRISDIISEVKRSIGSLEKQAKKAELFKALTAQHNAIELKIAKRDFEAFHCDYLALTEESEQIIVKIGTITASLGTLEEERQAKSQVVFNHRSALEAMTEDLQRLEKEIAVLEKDIALKTAAINNSQQHTERLFGQRSDYSTERDDAIDSIERLTGIYEKLETEIASTEDDIGRENTLISSLEKTLLEIEDALRDKNKKLFQISESMGNAKNEVSTIQTLIASLIRKKESSTEFVNRAVDDIQRHDGQLQSMESDLEQRQRAFKEQTERLTELKGQIEDVEQSVESLREEISDVRETMAAATSRLKSLEELTTGDSNTTEFSKVCNPLAVISEVLTVQAKYESAIEGALAEKLKGYVMGSTESLLSAVGFVNSSSLEKTALFAVDLLRSPDGGNNTVPVLFSGKAVSPLSVVSAPAEYLPLIGAVLRDFAIVESFNEAFELFRDENTDGSGGGTYFVTLDGDVLEPSGAVLCGKRGMVLKHLRNIRELRTEVASLRETMMTQDSRYKEALQRRDALRDEISKTERIMVALDKETAAIRNNIRKLGEERERFKQRLNLMQIESGETDKEIASLREKKTEKESHLEVISKTKEDTEAYIGSLRESSTDKRGQLEKLRASLMEKKMSVTKRRERLRAAKNEEPVLNRKLETLESKILSIGEEIETIKRKSDKAALEVVADEGALGKLFEADKQLRETIRQQRELITGCSTELREFERKAQALRRSSDEWKENLNTLNLRTTETRFKMENIRHTVFTNYGRELSELEPGELPEGQEAALPELKQQIREMGPVNLSSIEEYEELKKRYDFLAEQQADLVTSISELNEVISKINQTTKQRLSEAFMELNTKFNETFNTFFGGGYAELILTDPLNILESGIDIVVQPPHKKLQNINLLSGGEKALSAISLVFAGFVIKPTPLCILDEADAALDEANTRRFAEMIVKMSANTQFIVITHNRTTMEVADYIYGITAETPGVSKVISMELAQT; from the coding sequence ATGAAAATACTCAGCTTAGAATTAAATGGTTTTAAGTCTTTTTCGGATAAGACCACCTTTACAATGCACCCTGGAATAACCTGTATAGTAGGGCCAAACGGCTGCGGCAAGAGTAACGTGGTGGATGCCTTCAGATGGGTTCTGGGAGAGCAGAGTGCAAAGAATTTGAGAGGGGATAAAATGGAAGAGGTGATTTTTGCCGGCACCTCCGATGTTAAACCCAAGGGTATGTCAGAGGTAACACTTACTTTTACTGTTGAGGCGGATAACCCGGGAGACAATGGCGGCGGCAACGGTGCCAACCCCGCAACAGAGATCACCAGACGCTTATTCCGCAGCGGCGAGAGCGAATACCTGATAAACAAAAAAAGAAACCGCCTCAGGGATGTAAGAGAAATATTTCTTGATACCGGCCTTGAGGTTAAAAGCTATTCGATTTTAGAGCAGGGCAGAATCAGTGAAATTTTAAATACAAAACCACTTGAGCGGCGTTTTCTCATAGAAGAGGTTGCCGGAGTTATGAAGTACAAGGCAAGAAAGACAGAGGCGCTTTCTAAGCTTGAACGCGCTCAGATTAATCTTGACCGCATAAGTGACATCATCTCGGAGGTTAAACGCTCCATCGGCTCTCTTGAAAAACAGGCCAAGAAGGCTGAATTGTTTAAAGCTCTCACTGCACAGCATAACGCCATTGAGCTGAAAATTGCTAAACGGGATTTTGAAGCCTTTCACTGCGACTACCTGGCTCTCACAGAAGAGTCCGAACAGATTATCGTCAAAATAGGGACAATTACCGCCTCTCTTGGCACACTTGAGGAGGAGCGGCAGGCAAAATCTCAGGTTGTTTTTAACCACAGAAGTGCTCTTGAAGCCATGACGGAAGACCTTCAGAGGCTTGAGAAGGAAATCGCAGTGCTTGAGAAAGATATTGCATTAAAGACGGCGGCAATTAATAATTCTCAGCAGCACACAGAGAGACTCTTCGGCCAGCGGAGTGATTACTCCACAGAGCGCGACGACGCCATAGACTCTATTGAAAGGCTCACCGGTATTTATGAAAAACTGGAGACTGAGATTGCCTCCACAGAGGATGACATCGGGCGGGAAAATACCCTGATTTCATCCCTTGAGAAAACACTTCTGGAAATAGAGGACGCCCTCCGGGATAAAAACAAAAAACTCTTTCAGATATCGGAAAGCATGGGAAATGCAAAGAATGAGGTGTCAACAATTCAGACACTTATTGCATCGTTGATAAGGAAAAAGGAATCTTCCACGGAGTTTGTAAACCGGGCGGTTGATGACATACAACGTCATGACGGGCAGCTTCAGTCAATGGAGAGCGATTTAGAACAACGGCAGCGTGCATTTAAGGAGCAAACAGAGCGACTGACGGAGCTTAAGGGGCAAATTGAGGATGTGGAGCAGTCGGTTGAATCCCTCAGGGAGGAAATATCAGATGTGAGAGAAACTATGGCGGCTGCAACTTCAAGGCTTAAGTCTCTTGAGGAGCTCACTACAGGGGACTCAAACACCACAGAGTTTAGCAAAGTCTGTAACCCATTGGCGGTTATTTCGGAGGTACTGACAGTGCAGGCAAAGTATGAAAGTGCCATAGAGGGCGCATTAGCTGAAAAACTTAAGGGTTATGTTATGGGCTCAACCGAGTCGCTGCTCTCAGCAGTTGGCTTTGTAAACAGCAGCAGCCTGGAAAAAACAGCTCTTTTTGCCGTTGATTTACTACGCAGCCCCGACGGCGGCAATAACACGGTGCCCGTACTTTTTTCCGGCAAAGCCGTCAGTCCGTTAAGTGTTGTGAGTGCCCCTGCAGAGTATTTACCACTGATAGGGGCGGTTTTGAGGGACTTTGCAATAGTGGAGAGTTTTAATGAGGCTTTTGAATTGTTTCGTGATGAAAACACAGACGGCAGTGGCGGCGGTACTTATTTTGTGACACTTGACGGGGATGTGTTAGAGCCCTCCGGCGCTGTGCTTTGCGGCAAGAGGGGGATGGTGCTGAAGCATTTAAGAAATATCAGGGAGCTGCGGACGGAGGTTGCCTCATTGCGGGAGACTATGATGACTCAGGACTCACGGTATAAAGAAGCTCTTCAGCGGCGGGATGCTCTCAGGGATGAGATTTCAAAGACAGAGCGGATTATGGTGGCTTTAGACAAAGAGACAGCCGCCATTAGGAACAACATAAGAAAGCTGGGGGAAGAGAGGGAGAGATTTAAGCAGAGGTTGAACCTCATGCAAATAGAATCCGGCGAGACTGATAAAGAAATAGCCTCACTGCGGGAAAAGAAAACTGAAAAGGAGTCACACCTTGAGGTTATCTCCAAGACCAAAGAAGATACGGAGGCTTATATTGGCTCATTGCGGGAATCCTCCACAGACAAGCGTGGGCAACTGGAAAAGCTAAGGGCGTCTCTGATGGAAAAAAAAATGTCTGTGACAAAGCGGAGGGAGCGGCTGAGGGCGGCTAAGAATGAGGAGCCGGTGTTAAACAGGAAGCTGGAAACCCTTGAAAGCAAGATACTCTCAATTGGTGAGGAGATTGAAACAATAAAGCGCAAGAGTGACAAAGCGGCGTTGGAAGTTGTTGCGGATGAGGGGGCACTTGGTAAGCTCTTTGAGGCGGATAAGCAGTTACGGGAGACAATCCGGCAACAGAGGGAATTAATAACGGGCTGTTCGACCGAACTGAGGGAGTTTGAAAGAAAGGCCCAGGCACTGAGGCGCAGCAGTGATGAGTGGAAAGAGAATCTTAATACGCTTAATTTAAGGACCACTGAGACACGGTTTAAAATGGAAAACATCAGACACACTGTCTTTACAAACTATGGCAGGGAGCTTTCCGAACTTGAGCCCGGGGAGCTTCCGGAGGGGCAGGAGGCGGCGCTTCCGGAGCTTAAACAACAAATCCGTGAGATGGGACCGGTTAATCTTTCAAGCATAGAAGAGTATGAGGAGCTGAAAAAGCGTTATGACTTTCTGGCTGAGCAGCAGGCCGACCTTGTTACATCCATATCGGAGCTCAACGAGGTCATATCAAAAATAAATCAGACGACAAAGCAGCGGCTTTCCGAGGCATTTATGGAGTTAAACACGAAATTTAATGAGACATTCAATACATTTTTCGGCGGGGGCTATGCCGAGCTGATTCTAACCGATCCGCTGAATATTCTGGAGTCCGGCATAGACATAGTGGTGCAGCCGCCGCATAAGAAACTGCAAAACATAAACCTTCTCTCAGGCGGGGAAAAGGCGCTTTCGGCCATATCTCTGGTGTTTGCCGGATTTGTCATTAAACCCACGCCGCTTTGTATCCTTGATGAGGCCGACGCCGCCCTGGATGAGGCCAACACAAGACGTTTTGCCGAAATGATTGTAAAAATGTCCGCCAACACCCAATTTATCGTAATCACTCATAACAGAACCACCATGGAGGTTGCCGATTATATATACGGCATAACAGCCGAAACACCGGGCGTCTCTAAAGTCATCTCCATGGAATTAGCCCAAACATAA
- a CDS encoding AAA family ATPase yields MKRAENLKELLRAAKPFPLEGETYALFYTDTDKVRGQNSALNLCNYLRANYDDPQKILFMGHRGCGKSTELWRVSKELESDFEIISFSIKDETDTTDLNYTDVLFAILTKLVDAVPEGLRENQSILDNLISYWMDTRLSEIIDVEKTEAEAGAEAKIGILNAIKLRVKGVLKTGKESKLTVRKFIEPRLRKMIDSANDLIRILKEKLRKDNKEPLIIIEDLDKLDIPVATDLFLNHKEILTALDIHLIYTFPIFLHYSEKFDAIRDAFSYPEILSMIKVKDKNGQPNENGVEIIKALTGKRADMSLFDPDVIEFIIEHSGGALRHLFDMVIRAALISLGRGLSTISLDSAKSAYNELKSTLERSIADEHTDYLLALYKSRDKKPLRDKYLLELLNAAAVIEYNGDRWCDLHPAVVDILRDKRLI; encoded by the coding sequence ATGAAAAGAGCTGAAAATCTCAAAGAACTATTAAGAGCGGCAAAACCTTTCCCTCTTGAGGGTGAAACATATGCACTCTTTTATACAGATACGGATAAAGTGCGCGGGCAGAATTCAGCCCTGAACCTTTGCAATTACCTGCGGGCAAATTATGACGACCCACAGAAGATTTTATTTATGGGACACCGTGGTTGCGGCAAATCCACAGAGCTTTGGCGGGTGTCAAAGGAATTGGAGAGCGACTTTGAAATAATCAGTTTTTCCATAAAAGACGAAACAGACACTACAGACCTTAATTATACGGACGTGCTTTTTGCTATTCTTACAAAACTTGTGGATGCTGTGCCGGAGGGATTAAGAGAAAACCAGTCAATTCTCGATAATCTTATATCCTACTGGATGGACACAAGGCTCTCAGAAATTATAGATGTCGAAAAAACAGAGGCGGAGGCCGGAGCGGAAGCTAAAATCGGTATTCTTAATGCTATAAAGTTAAGAGTAAAGGGTGTGCTAAAAACCGGAAAGGAATCGAAATTAACCGTAAGAAAATTTATTGAACCCCGGCTGAGAAAAATGATTGATAGCGCTAACGACCTCATAAGAATATTAAAAGAAAAACTCCGAAAAGACAATAAAGAACCGCTTATAATAATTGAGGACCTCGATAAACTTGATATTCCGGTTGCCACCGACTTGTTTCTGAATCATAAGGAAATTCTGACGGCGTTGGACATTCATCTTATTTACACGTTTCCAATATTTCTGCATTACTCCGAAAAGTTTGACGCAATCAGAGACGCCTTCAGCTACCCTGAGATATTGAGTATGATTAAGGTGAAAGATAAAAACGGGCAGCCAAATGAAAACGGCGTAGAAATAATAAAAGCACTGACAGGCAAAAGAGCTGACATGTCTTTGTTTGACCCAGACGTTATAGAATTCATAATTGAACACTCCGGAGGGGCTTTACGCCACCTGTTCGATATGGTTATCAGGGCGGCTTTGATATCGCTTGGCCGCGGCCTTAGTACGATTAGTCTTGATTCCGCAAAATCGGCATATAATGAACTTAAGAGCACTTTAGAAAGAAGCATAGCCGATGAACACACAGATTACCTGCTGGCACTTTATAAAAGCCGTGACAAAAAACCTCTTCGGGATAAATACCTGCTTGAGCTCCTCAATGCTGCTGCGGTTATCGAATATAACGGCGACAGGTGGTGTGACCTGCACCCTGCCGTTGTTGATATACTCAGGGACAAGAGGCTTATATAG
- a CDS encoding tetratricopeptide repeat protein has translation MPIEPENTYRELLLYLQNIDTCFVIVEINEPLRQDEIVAALMADLSGGNITTIDLKDTDNLTGCLDEIRTCIEKNPSVEIILILNLHNMKMGGGNDKTALLTDLNLSRELYLNLNKALVFFLPAYFTDLVIKIAKDFFAYVSITFKFPVVHRQPLMEFATQSEYFNEQDVKNRILFLEHTLKTYSLTEKECGKTYHDLGENYKKIYELDKALENYQKSLKIRKEIGDKQGEGTTLGNIAINYHARGDYESALKYMLESLKTMKEIGHKKGEGTTLNNISQIYHARGDYESALKYMLESLKIRKEIGDKEGEGVTLNNISSIYHARGDYESALKYLIESLKIRKEIGDKAREGVTLNNISQIYHARGDYESALKYMLESLKIRKEIGDKAGEGTTLGNIATNYHARGDYESALKYMLESLKISKEIGDKSGEAVTLFNLAVLYDVTGKKAESAQCLMKVIEINKTLKSYEIAQALKREGIEG, from the coding sequence GTGCCGATTGAGCCGGAAAACACTTACAGGGAACTTCTCTTATATCTTCAGAACATTGATACATGCTTTGTAATAGTTGAAATAAACGAGCCTCTCAGACAGGATGAAATTGTGGCCGCCCTTATGGCTGACCTCTCAGGCGGAAACATAACAACTATTGACCTCAAAGACACTGACAACCTGACAGGATGCCTGGATGAAATAAGAACGTGTATTGAGAAAAACCCCTCTGTAGAAATCATATTGATTCTGAATCTGCACAATATGAAAATGGGTGGCGGTAACGATAAAACCGCTTTACTGACTGATTTAAATTTAAGCAGGGAGCTGTACTTAAACCTAAATAAGGCATTGGTTTTTTTCCTTCCCGCCTATTTTACAGACCTTGTGATAAAAATCGCCAAAGATTTCTTTGCTTATGTTTCCATAACTTTTAAGTTTCCTGTTGTTCACAGGCAACCCCTTATGGAATTTGCAACACAAAGCGAATATTTTAACGAACAGGATGTAAAAAATAGAATACTTTTTTTAGAGCATACACTAAAGACATATTCACTCACAGAGAAGGAATGCGGCAAAACTTATCATGACCTTGGTGAAAATTATAAGAAGATATATGAACTCGATAAGGCACTTGAGAATTATCAGAAAAGTTTAAAAATCAGGAAGGAGATTGGCGACAAACAGGGGGAAGGGACTACTTTAGGTAACATAGCGATAAATTATCATGCCCGCGGCGATTATGAGAGCGCCCTGAAGTATATGCTTGAGAGTTTAAAAACCATGAAGGAGATTGGCCATAAAAAGGGGGAAGGGACTACTTTAAATAATATCAGCCAGATATATCATGCCCGCGGCGATTATGAGAGCGCCCTGAAGTATATGCTTGAGAGTTTAAAAATCAGGAAGGAGATTGGCGATAAGGAGGGGGAAGGGGTTACTTTAAATAATATCAGCAGTATATATCATGCCCGCGGCGATTATGAGAGCGCCCTGAAGTATCTGATTGAGAGTTTAAAAATCAGGAAGGAGATTGGCGATAAAGCGAGGGAAGGGGTTACTTTAAATAATATCAGCCAGATATATCATGCCCGCGGCGACTATGAGAGCGCCCTAAAGTATATGCTTGAGAGTTTAAAAATCAGGAAGGAGATTGGCGATAAAGCGGGGGAAGGGACTACTTTAGGTAACATAGCTACAAATTATCATGCCCGCGGCGATTATGAGAGCGCCCTGAAGTATATGCTTGAGAGTTTAAAAATCAGTAAGGAGATTGGCGATAAAAGCGGCGAGGCTGTTACCCTTTTTAACCTTGCGGTGTTATACGATGTAACCGGTAAAAAAGCAGAATCGGCACAGTGCCTGATGAAAGTAATTGAAATCAATAAGACGTTAAAGAGTTATGAAATCGCACAGGCATTAAAGAGAGAAGGGATAGAGGGGTAG
- a CDS encoding B12-binding domain-containing radical SAM protein: MKILFVRLNTTADEIIPPLNYGYLSASVANKDTTIFDQLRDKDSDTVLIKKIISEKPDILGLSAYTKDISFVKQFVSQIRPILPDTIILLGGVQITLMPVETFQYLRGLIDYGFAGESELAFKKFIENIPHPGDDLEEFDNLIWLKDGQIKVNRQLLPKNLDELPFPQWDLMPPDKYPKAPHGAFYKQFPYAPLITSRGCPYPCTFCSAGVISGKKIRYRSIKNVIEEIKYLNKHFNVKEIHIEDDNFSMERERVVNFCESLLGTNLNITWALPNGLRLDNLDLEVLKLMNRAGCYSVNVGVESGNESRLKLIKKKITKETIKEKISMVKQAGMDIGGFFIIGFPGETRQEIEQTLKFTTELELDRIGISYFQPYPATEEFTQLHEANQYSFDLENAHHSLHTISFIPDGMSYNTIKILRFKGFFKFYFRPRIFLQLIRTIKSFEHFTFILKRGVRWLTS; encoded by the coding sequence ATGAAAATATTATTTGTGCGTTTAAATACAACCGCTGATGAGATAATTCCACCGCTTAATTACGGTTATCTCAGCGCATCAGTTGCAAACAAAGACACCACGATTTTTGACCAGCTCAGGGATAAAGATTCCGATACTGTTTTGATAAAAAAAATAATTAGTGAGAAACCCGATATACTTGGCCTTTCCGCCTACACTAAAGATATCTCTTTTGTTAAGCAGTTTGTTTCACAAATCAGGCCGATTTTACCCGATACCATTATTCTGCTGGGTGGGGTTCAAATTACTTTAATGCCTGTGGAGACATTTCAGTACCTGAGGGGCCTCATAGATTACGGTTTTGCCGGTGAGAGTGAGCTTGCTTTCAAAAAATTCATAGAAAATATCCCGCACCCGGGTGATGACCTTGAGGAATTTGATAATCTCATATGGTTAAAAGACGGTCAAATAAAGGTAAACAGACAACTGCTGCCTAAAAATCTAGATGAGCTTCCATTTCCGCAATGGGACCTTATGCCTCCGGATAAATATCCCAAAGCCCCGCACGGCGCATTTTATAAACAATTCCCGTATGCCCCTTTAATTACCTCAAGAGGCTGCCCATACCCATGTACATTTTGCTCGGCAGGCGTGATTTCAGGAAAAAAAATCAGATACAGAAGCATTAAAAATGTCATTGAAGAGATTAAATATCTCAATAAACATTTTAATGTTAAAGAAATCCACATTGAGGATGATAACTTTTCCATGGAGAGGGAACGTGTTGTTAATTTTTGTGAATCCCTACTAGGCACAAATCTGAATATCACGTGGGCTCTGCCAAACGGTTTAAGATTAGACAATCTTGACCTTGAGGTTCTGAAATTAATGAACCGGGCAGGTTGTTATTCGGTAAATGTCGGAGTCGAAAGCGGAAACGAAAGCAGGCTGAAACTTATTAAGAAGAAAATAACCAAAGAAACTATAAAAGAGAAAATTTCGATGGTCAAGCAGGCAGGGATGGACATCGGGGGGTTTTTTATAATAGGATTTCCGGGTGAGACCCGGCAGGAGATAGAGCAGACATTGAAATTCACCACTGAGCTTGAACTGGACAGAATCGGCATCTCATATTTTCAGCCATATCCGGCCACCGAGGAATTCACACAGTTGCATGAAGCCAACCAATATAGCTTTGACCTGGAAAATGCACATCACTCGCTGCACACGATAAGCTTTATTCCCGATGGGATGAGCTACAACACAATAAAAATTCTACGGTTTAAGGGATTTTTTAAGTTCTATTTCAGACCGAGAATATTCTTACAACTGATAAGAACAATAAAGAGTTTTGAGCATTTTACATTTATACTTAAACGAGGGGTAAGATGGCTGACTTCCTGA